The window AAGATATGCCCGCCCTTTATCTGCCCAATGTTTTTTTAACGGGTGCTGTACCTTATGAACAGTTGCCGGCGGTGTTAAAGGGCTTTGATGTAGCTATTATCCCCTTTAAGAAAGATGATGTAAGCAGTTCCATATTTCCGTTAAAACTTTTTGAGTATCTCGGTTCAGGTAAGCCAACTATATCATCTAACTTTAATAGCGATTTAGAAGAATTTACCAAGGGCACAGTAGCCTTCTGTAAAACAGCCAGAGAGTTTACTATTGCTATAGATGAGGCCTTAAATGACACTCCGGAACTACAGCAAAAAAGGCTTGCCGTGGCTGCCGAAAATACATGGGAACACAGGGTTATTGAAATAGAGAATCTTTTGGCATTAAATTTAGATAAGAAGCACAGTGGACTAAATGAGCTATAGTGCAACTTTAGTTATAAAAATACAGTAAAAGTTATCAAAAACCTATAAACAATGGAGATCATCAAGTTTGTTGCTTCGGTAATCATGTGGGCAGCTTTCGTATACCTCGGGATATACTGCCTGTACCTCTTTACATTCTCTGTTTTGGGGAAATTAATTCCCATTAAATACCCCCTGGTTGCTGGTTCGCTCAGCAAATTTGTTATCTACATCTGCGCTTATAAAGAAGACGAAATTTTATTAAATTCTGCGGCAAATGCCTTGACGCTTGATTATCCGGCCGACAAATTCCATGTATGTGTTATAGCCGATTCTCTTAAACCCGAAACCTTGGTAAAGCTAAGGCAAATGCCATTGCAGGTTGTTGAAGTTTTTTTTGAAAACAGCACCAAGTCAAAAGCGCTAAATAAAGCCATTGAAAACACGGTACCCGGCTTTGATGCTGCTATTGTTTATGATATTGATAACGTTGCGGCTCCTGATTTTTTGTACCAGATTAACAACTACCTGCAGGCGGGCGAAAAGGTGGTACAAGGCCACAGGATAGCCAAAAACAGCAATACCAATGTGGCAGTACTTGATGGTATAAGCGAAGAGATTAACAACCATATTTTCAGGAAATCGCAACGGGTTTTTAACCTTTCGGCTGCCATTATCGGTTCGGGGATGGCTTTGGAGTATAACCTGTTTAAGGTAACCATGGGGCAGATTGACGCTGTTGGCGGTTTTGATAAGGAAATGGGCCTGATACTAACCCGCCAGAAAATTGGCGTTGCTTATGCCGAAAAAGCTTATGTATATGATGAGAAGGTAAGCAATCCCGAAGTATTTAAAAAACAACGCAAAAGATGGTTGTCGGCCCAGTTTAACCTATTGCGCAAATATGGTATGAGCGGTTTCGGCGAGTTATTTTTAAGGGGAAACTTTGATTATTTTAATGAAATATATCAAATGTCAATACTGCCAAGGGTACTGATGCTTGGGTTGATGCCTTTTATGCTGATCATCTCATTATTCCTTTCATTTTTAGCGCCGGGTATAGGGCCGTCATGGCAATTATGGTTATGTGCAACATTATGCTGTTATATTGGCATTGCTGTTGCTATACCAGGGCAATATTTTAATGGCCAATTGCTGAAAGCAGCGCTTAAACTACCGTTGATATTTTTCACTATGCTGTTGTTGTTATTCAAGTTGAAGGGCGCCAATAAGAAATTTATACATACCACACATGACCATACAGCTGTATAAACCACAAGTGGAAGTGTGCAGTTTTAATAGTTAAATGGGTAAATACCCGTATTATTTTTGAATAAGAATTAGAAGATACCCCGATATGGAAGCTCACGAGAAAACAGATATTTTAAATTTGTTAAACAATACCGCGGCAGAATATCCTAAAAGTAAAGCGCTGCATCACCTTATTGCCGGGCAGGCAGCCACCACTCCCGATAAAACGGCGATTGTGTTTGAGGATCGCTCGTTAAGTTTTAAAAATGTGAACGAAGCTGCCAATAAATTGGCGAGGCATCTGCTCACCTATAATATCAAAACAGGCGACATCATAGGCCTGGCGCTTGATCGCTCGCCCGAAATGGTGATATCGTTGCTGGCTATTCTTAAAACGGGCGCTGCTTATGTTCCGCTTGATCCCGAGTATCCAAAAGATAGGGTTGAGTTTATGATGGAAGATTCGGCCGCCAAGGTTTTATTAACATCCGAAAAATTCAAAGGGCATTTTATATCGGTAGCGCAGGAAGTTTTGATTGAGGATGCCTTAAATAAATTTGACGATTATTCGGCCGATGATCCGGAAACAGTAGTTGGCGGTAACGATTTAGCCTATGTTTTATTTACTTCGGGCTCCACAGGGAAACCAAAAGGCGTACAGATAAAACACCATAACCTAGTTAACTTTTTACTAAGCATGGCAAAACAGCCCGGCCTTACCCCTGCCGATAACCTGCTTGCTGTAACTACCATTTCTTTTGATATTGCCGGCCTTGAACTGTTTTTACCTTTACTGGTTGGCGCAAAATTAATTGTTACCGATGCCATAACCGCAAAAGACGGCAGGGCGCTACTTGATCTTTGTGTAGCACAGCAAATTAGCGTAATGCAGGCTACGCCCTATACCTGGCGTGTAATGCTCGAGGCCGGATGGGAACAAAAACTACCGCTTAAAATACTTTGTGGAGGCGAGGCTTTACCAAAAGATTTAATTAACAAACTGAATGCCCGCAGCCTGGAACTGTGGAATATGTACGGGCCTACCGAAACCACCGTATGGTCGACAGTTAAGCTGATCCTGAACGATACGGATATTACCATCGGTAAACCTATCGATAATACACAGGTTTATATTCTTGACGAAAAGCTAAACAATTATACTGATGGCACTATAGGCGAGATTTACATAGGCGGAGATGGCGTAGCCAAAGGCTATTTAAACCGGCCCGAGCTTACAGCCGAGCGTTTTGTTGACGATATATTTTCGAACGTTGAAGGCAGCAAAATGTACCGCACCGGCGATCTTGGTAAAATACGTGAGGATGGCGAAATTATTTGCCTCGGCCGGATAGATCACCAGGTTAAGGTGCGTGGTTACCGCATTGAACTGGAAGAAATTGAACAAAACCTGCTCAAACAAAACAATGTTAAACAGGCGGTAGTTATTGCCCGCGAAGACATCCCAGGCAACCCACGGCTTGTTGCGTATATTATTGTTAATGAGCCTATAGCCGAACCGGATTTAAAGGCGCAGTTTGAAGCTTGGCAGCAAGGCCTGCTTGCTGTGTTACCAGAATATATGGTGCCCGATGATTTTGTTTTGATGGATGTAATCCCGATTACGCCCAATGGCAAAATTGATCGTAAAGCGCTGCCCAAACCCGACTATAGCAACATACAACGTACTGGCGAGTTTATAGCCCCACGCACTGCAAATGAAAAACTGGTTGCCGAAATATGGCAGGAAATGATGGAAATAAAAAGCATCAGCATTGCCGATAACTTTTTTGAGCTGGGAGGCCGTTCGTTGGTTGCAGTGAAGATTATGGCGCGGATTGAAAAGGAAACCAGCAAACGCCTGCCGCTTGCTACCCTGTTTGAACATGCAACCATCGAAAAACTTGCAGCGCGGCTGGATATCGATCCCGCATCAATAACCTGGGAATCGTTGGTGCACATTAAACCGGGCGGCAGCAAAATGCCTTTATATATTGTACATGGTGCAGGGCTAAATGTGTTGTTATTTAACGCACTGGCCATGAATATGGATGCCGATCAGCCGGTTTATGGCCTGCAGGCCAAAGGTTTGAACGGCATTGATGAGCCACTGGATGTAATGGAAGAAATTGCAGCCAATTACATAGCCGAAATTGTTGCGCAAAATCCCGACGGCCCGTATGCCCTTGCGGGATACTCGCTTGGTGGTATTATAGCTTATGAAATGGCCAACCAGATGATAGCTGCCGGCAGAGACGTTAAAATGCTGGCTATGTTTGATACCTACGCAGATATTTCAACGGTTAACGATCCTAAATTGAAAAAGATAGTTAACAAGGCATTGCTCACATTAAAACAGATTGGGCATACCTTCGTATTGCTTGCCGAAGATCCAAAACGTACTATTGAATATAAAAGCCTTATCCTAAAACGAAAACTCATTAAGTTCAGCTGGAAACTTTTCCCAGGCAAAGACGAAAAGAAAGAGGGCTTTTTTGCGTATGACAATGAAATAGACGAAGCAAGTGAAAAAGCTTTACGCAATTACGTTTTAAAACCTGTAAATATTGCCATCGAGCTATTCCGCGCCAAAAAACGCACTTTTTACATGGCCGATTTTAAATTCCTGGGATGGACGCCCTTTGCAATGAAAGGCGTAAACGTACATGAGATACCGGGCGAACATAACTCAATTTTTGCACCACCAAACGATAAAGAATTCGCAGTAGTATTGCAGGAATGTCTTGATAAGGCATCAAAAAATTAAATTGTAGTTGCGCCTGCGATTTAACTGTAGCTTATTAAAAGTTAAATTGCGATAAAGATGTATAAATGTCAGATACGCCATCATCAGAAGTTCCTGTAAAAAACAAAACAAGGGTTTTCTTTCCAAATTTAAACGGAGTGAGAGCC is drawn from Mucilaginibacter ginsenosidivorax and contains these coding sequences:
- a CDS encoding non-ribosomal peptide synthetase, which encodes MEAHEKTDILNLLNNTAAEYPKSKALHHLIAGQAATTPDKTAIVFEDRSLSFKNVNEAANKLARHLLTYNIKTGDIIGLALDRSPEMVISLLAILKTGAAYVPLDPEYPKDRVEFMMEDSAAKVLLTSEKFKGHFISVAQEVLIEDALNKFDDYSADDPETVVGGNDLAYVLFTSGSTGKPKGVQIKHHNLVNFLLSMAKQPGLTPADNLLAVTTISFDIAGLELFLPLLVGAKLIVTDAITAKDGRALLDLCVAQQISVMQATPYTWRVMLEAGWEQKLPLKILCGGEALPKDLINKLNARSLELWNMYGPTETTVWSTVKLILNDTDITIGKPIDNTQVYILDEKLNNYTDGTIGEIYIGGDGVAKGYLNRPELTAERFVDDIFSNVEGSKMYRTGDLGKIREDGEIICLGRIDHQVKVRGYRIELEEIEQNLLKQNNVKQAVVIAREDIPGNPRLVAYIIVNEPIAEPDLKAQFEAWQQGLLAVLPEYMVPDDFVLMDVIPITPNGKIDRKALPKPDYSNIQRTGEFIAPRTANEKLVAEIWQEMMEIKSISIADNFFELGGRSLVAVKIMARIEKETSKRLPLATLFEHATIEKLAARLDIDPASITWESLVHIKPGGSKMPLYIVHGAGLNVLLFNALAMNMDADQPVYGLQAKGLNGIDEPLDVMEEIAANYIAEIVAQNPDGPYALAGYSLGGIIAYEMANQMIAAGRDVKMLAMFDTYADISTVNDPKLKKIVNKALLTLKQIGHTFVLLAEDPKRTIEYKSLILKRKLIKFSWKLFPGKDEKKEGFFAYDNEIDEASEKALRNYVLKPVNIAIELFRAKKRTFYMADFKFLGWTPFAMKGVNVHEIPGEHNSIFAPPNDKEFAVVLQECLDKASKN
- a CDS encoding glycosyltransferase, which produces MEIIKFVASVIMWAAFVYLGIYCLYLFTFSVLGKLIPIKYPLVAGSLSKFVIYICAYKEDEILLNSAANALTLDYPADKFHVCVIADSLKPETLVKLRQMPLQVVEVFFENSTKSKALNKAIENTVPGFDAAIVYDIDNVAAPDFLYQINNYLQAGEKVVQGHRIAKNSNTNVAVLDGISEEINNHIFRKSQRVFNLSAAIIGSGMALEYNLFKVTMGQIDAVGGFDKEMGLILTRQKIGVAYAEKAYVYDEKVSNPEVFKKQRKRWLSAQFNLLRKYGMSGFGELFLRGNFDYFNEIYQMSILPRVLMLGLMPFMLIISLFLSFLAPGIGPSWQLWLCATLCCYIGIAVAIPGQYFNGQLLKAALKLPLIFFTMLLLLFKLKGANKKFIHTTHDHTAV